Proteins encoded together in one Phyllostomus discolor isolate MPI-MPIP mPhyDis1 chromosome 6, mPhyDis1.pri.v3, whole genome shotgun sequence window:
- the SYTL2 gene encoding synaptotagmin-like protein 2 isoform X10, whose translation MSKSVPAFLQDESDDRETDTASESSYQLSRHKKSPSSLTNLSSSSGMTSLSSVSGSVMSVYSGDFGNLEVKGSIQFAVDYVDSLKELHIFVAQCKDLAAADVKKQRSDPYVKTYLLPDKGKMGKKKTLIVKKTLNPVYNEILRYKIEKQTLKTQKLNLSVWHRDTFKRNSFLGEVELDLETWDWDNKQNKQLKWYPLKRKTAPVALEAENRGEMKLALQYVPEPIPGKKLPTTGEVHIWVKECLDLPMLRGSHLNSFVKCTILPDTSRKSRQKTRAVGKTTNPVFNHTMVYDGFRPEDLTEACVELTVWDHYKLTNQFLGGLRIGFGTGKSYGTEVDWMDSTSEEVALWEKMVNSPNTWIEATLPLRMLLIAKISK comes from the exons ATGAGCAAGTCTGTTCCAGCATTTCTCCAAGATGAG AGTGATGACAGAGAAACAGATACAGCATCAGAAAGCAGTTACCAGCTCAGCAGACACAAGAAGAGCCCCAGCTCTTTAACCAATCTTAGCAGCTCCTCTGGCATGACGTCCTTGTCTTCT GTGAGTGGCAGTGTGATGAGCGTGTACAGTGGAGACTTTGGCAACCTGGAAGTCAAAGGAAGTATTCAGTTCGCAGTTGACTATGTGGACTCCCTGAAGGAGCTGCATATCTTTGTGGCCCAGTGTAAAGACTTAGCAGCTGCAGACGTTAAAAAGCAACGTTCAGACCC ATATGTGAAGACTTACCTGTTACCAGACAAGGGCAAAATGGGCAAGAAGAAAACGCTTATAGTGAAGAAAACCTTGAATCCTGTGTATAACGAGATACTGCGG TATAAAATTGAAAAGCAAACCTTAAAGACACAGAAGCTGAACCTGTCTGTATGGCATCGGGATACATTTAAACGCAATAGCTTTCTAGGGGAAGTGGAACTTGATTTGGAAACTTGGGATTGGGACAACAAGCAGAATAAACAATTGAAGTGGTATCCTCTAAAGCGGAAG ACAGCACCAGTTGCCCTTGAAGCAGAAAACAGAGGTGAAATGAAGTTAGCTCTCCAGTATGTTCCCGAGCCAATTCCTG GTAAAAAGCTTCCTACAACTGGAGAAGTGCACATCTGGGTGAAGGAATGCCTTGACCTGCCAATGCTAAGGGGCAGCCATCTAAACTCTTTTGTTAAATG TACCATCCTTCCAGATACAAGTAGGAAAAGTCGCCAGAAGACAAGAGCCGTAGGGAAAACCACCAACCCTGTCTTCAACCACACCATGGTGTATGACGGGTTCAGGCCTGAAGATCTCACGGAGGCCTGTGTGGAGCTTACTGTCTGGGACCATTACAAATTAACCAACCAGTTTTTGGGAGGTCTTCGGATTGGCTTTGGGACAG gtaaaaGCTATGGTACTGAAGTGGATTGGATGGACTCTACTTCAGAGGAAGTTGCTCTCTGGGAAAAGATGGTGAATTCCCCCAACACTTGGATTGAAGCAACCCTGCCTCTCAGAATGCTGTTGATTGCTAAGATTTCCAAGTGA